In Catenulispora sp. EB89, the genomic stretch GTCAGGATCCCGGCCTGATGTGTGCCCTCGAAGGCGATCCGACGCCCTGACGGTCCCGGACCGGAGTCCGCAACGGCCGCCGCAGCGACCCCCGCGGCACCGCCGACGGCAGCCGCCGAGGCGGCTCCGACAGCCGCGCCGCGCAGGAATGAGCGTCTCGCCAGGCCGGTCATGCGTTCGTCCTCGGGGCCAGCAGATCAGGGATCGTGGACAGGTCTTCGAGCAACTGGTCCAGGTCGGCGTCGATGCGCTGACGCTGCGCGGTGGTGATGGCCGGCGCCGGAGTCCACGCACCGGAGGCGTCGCGGGTCGCCGTCAGATCGCTTTGCAGAGTGCTGATTTCGGTGTCGAGGCGGGCTCGCAGGCCCGGAGTCCGGTCGTCGATCAGCGGGGCCAGAACGCTGAGAACTTCGCGGGTGCCCTCGGTGTTCGCGTACGCCGTGGCCAGGCTCGTGCCGCTGCCCGCGTCCGCCGTGGCGGTGATCTGGAACTGCAGGGTGTTCTCCAGGATTTCGTGGGCGCGCAGCGGAAGATCGCCGGGATCGACTTCTTCGCTCGGGAAGTCGTCGATCAGTCCTTGGACCGAGGTGACGAGAGCCTGTGTCAGTGGTCTGATGGTTGTGGCGGAACTGCCGTGCCAGAGTCCGTATTCGATGGCGTGCAGACCGGCCCAGCTCTTGTCCGCCGTGCCGTCCGGCAGCCCCGCCACGGTCCCGTCGATCGCGGCGTCGAAGTCGCCGAACGAGTTGTACGCGGCGCCCAGCCGCTCGTAGTCGAGGTGGGCTGTCAGCCAGTCCGTCTTCGCGGCCCGCAGATCGCCGCGTGCGACGTCGGCGTCCAGGGTCTGCGAGGCGGCGAGCAGCTTCGGCAGCGCGGTGCCCAGCCAGGCGCGATAAGCCTTGACCGGCGCGGTCAGGTCCAGGTCGGGTAGGGGCTTGTAGCCGGCGACCGCGTCGGACGTCGTCCCCGAGACGGAGAACTGCGACGTGGTGTGGACCTTGCCGTCAGACAGGACGCAGCGGATCGCGTAGCGGCCCGCGCCGAGGGTCGTGGCCAGGGGCAGCGTGCGTCCCGGCGTCAGCCACGGGATCTCCGCGTAGACCCGGTTCGCGGTGTCCACGAGGTAGACCGTCGCGAAGACGTTCGTGTCGTCGGTGACCGCGAAGTCGACGCGCCCGGCGTCGGCGGTGGTGGGAGGCGTGCCGCAACCGGTGGCGCGGACGGCGATCGGGCCGCCGGCTGCCGCCGGGTGGGACTGCGCGACGCCCGCCGCCACGGCGACGGCCGTCGCGATCGGCAGCACCGCGAGGCGTACCTGCCAGGAGGCACGGCGCATGACGCTCGGGGTTCCTTTCCTCGTCTGAATACGAGCTCTGATCCGGAACGCAGCACGCCGCGGACGACCCGGAGGGCTCGGGTCGTCCGCCGCGCGTTGGGCCGATCAGGTCAGGCCTGCGTGCTCAGCTCCAGATGTCGGTGATGGCCGCGGCGCCCGAGCTGTTGCCGACCGGCGACAGGCCGTACATCTGCTCCAGGGTGGCCAGCAGGTTGTAGTGGTCGACCTGCTCGCTGTACTGGCCGGGGTTCACGCCGGCGCCGACGACGATCGTCGGGATCTGGTTGCTCTCGGTGTAGTCGTCCTCGTCCCAGGTGACGATCAGGAGGCTGTTGTGGGACTGGGCCCAGGTCGCGTAGGATGACAGGTTGTTCTGCAGCCAGGTGTCGCCGTCGCTGACCGTGCCGTCGTGCATGTCGTCGTCCAGGTTCGGGATGACGAAGGACAGCGTCGGCAGCGTCGAGTAGTTGCTGGGGAACTGGCTGAACGGCACCGAGTCCGAGCTCGGCACGTTGCTGAAGTTCACCCACGGCGAGTGCTTGCGCGCGTAGGCGCCGGAGGTGCAGCTCGTCGAGCCGGTCTTCGGCAGGTTCTCGGAGTAGCCCTTGAAGGTCTTGCCGGCCGCCAGCAGCTCCGAGCCGAGGTTCGCGGTGCTGCCCTCGCTGACCGGGCACTTGTCCGAGGACAGGCCGAAGGTG encodes the following:
- a CDS encoding EfeM/EfeO family lipoprotein translates to MRRASWQVRLAVLPIATAVAVAAGVAQSHPAAAGGPIAVRATGCGTPPTTADAGRVDFAVTDDTNVFATVYLVDTANRVYAEIPWLTPGRTLPLATTLGAGRYAIRCVLSDGKVHTTSQFSVSGTTSDAVAGYKPLPDLDLTAPVKAYRAWLGTALPKLLAASQTLDADVARGDLRAAKTDWLTAHLDYERLGAAYNSFGDFDAAIDGTVAGLPDGTADKSWAGLHAIEYGLWHGSSATTIRPLTQALVTSVQGLIDDFPSEEVDPGDLPLRAHEILENTLQFQITATADAGSGTSLATAYANTEGTREVLSVLAPLIDDRTPGLRARLDTEISTLQSDLTATRDASGAWTPAPAITTAQRQRIDADLDQLLEDLSTIPDLLAPRTNA
- a CDS encoding alkaline phosphatase family protein; this encodes MNRKALSLTAALGTVALAAAVVPFATASNPTTRVASPATAGVVPTPDHVVVVMEENHSYDDIIGSSDAPYINSLASSGALLTNSFAVTHPSEPNYMALFGGDTFGLSSDKCPVSEGSTANLGSELLAAGKTFKGYSENLPKTGSTSCTSGAYARKHSPWVNFSNVPSSDSVPFSQFPSNYSTLPTLSFVIPNLDDDMHDGTVSDGDTWLQNNLSSYATWAQSHNSLLIVTWDEDDYTESNQIPTIVVGAGVNPGQYSEQVDHYNLLATLEQMYGLSPVGNSSGAAAITDIWS